In Patescibacteria group bacterium, one genomic interval encodes:
- a CDS encoding 1-acyl-sn-glycerol-3-phosphate acyltransferase: MNIVSSYLCHIFLRPIVDRFLIKKATGLENIPKRNFIIATNHQSHLDQIVTGYVCVPRKYHYIGQTDRYSGLTKLGLYILYFLAGVIHVNRKKPESRRRALEECIRVLKKGACLVIYPEGTRTRTGEIQEGKWGVAKIFLRTEVPILPVGIKGTFELLPPGGKLRIKRIVEINVGKPLFFEKEFSEAKKTNENSKEYQEICQKITDKIMEEITDLSKEI, encoded by the coding sequence ATGAATATTGTTAGCTCTTATCTGTGCCATATATTTTTAAGGCCGATAGTTGACAGATTCCTTATAAAGAAAGCTACAGGGTTGGAAAACATACCAAAGAGAAATTTTATCATAGCTACTAATCATCAAAGTCATCTCGATCAAATAGTAACGGGTTATGTCTGTGTACCAAGGAAATACCACTACATTGGCCAAACCGACAGGTACTCGGGACTGACAAAACTAGGTTTATATATTTTATATTTTCTTGCAGGAGTTATTCATGTAAATAGAAAAAAACCAGAATCGAGAAGAAGAGCCTTGGAAGAATGTATTAGGGTTTTAAAAAAGGGGGCTTGTCTTGTGATTTATCCTGAAGGAACAAGAACAAGAACAGGAGAAATCCAGGAAGGAAAATGGGGGGTGGCAAAGATTTTCTTAAGGACAGAGGTTCCAATTTTACCAGTGGGAATCAAAGGAACTTTTGAACTTCTTCCTCCCGGAGGTAAGCTTAGAATAAAAAGAATTGTTGAAATCAATGTTGGGAAACCTCTTTTTTTTGAAAAAGAATTTTCTGAGGCAAAAAAAACAAATGAGAACTCAAAAGAATATCAAGAAATTTGCCAAAAAATCACAGATAAAATCATGGAAGAAATTACTGACTTAAGTAAAGAGATATAA
- a CDS encoding CDP-alcohol phosphatidyltransferase family protein, producing MLAQNREKFEKISQKIGQFFSKFKIPPNSFTLISLFFGIISLLFLAKNNLISATIFFIFASLLDLIDGAVARFTKKVTKFGAYLDTIIDRYIEAIILFGFLFLPLPDLFLPAKIWIFLCLFGSLMTTYSKAAAKEKEIQKEELKKGLFERPERIILIFFSMVLGIFNFSWMPYPLIILAIFSNLTAFQRIFSTLKSA from the coding sequence ATGTTAGCCCAAAATAGAGAAAAATTTGAGAAAATTTCTCAAAAAATAGGTCAATTTTTTTCTAAATTTAAGATCCCTCCCAATAGTTTCACTTTAATTTCTCTTTTTTTTGGAATAATCTCCCTTCTTTTTTTAGCAAAAAACAATTTAATTTCAGCTACCATCTTTTTTATTTTCGCTTCTCTTTTAGATTTAATTGATGGAGCGGTGGCTAGATTTACAAAAAAAGTAACAAAATTCGGGGCTTATTTAGATACAATTATTGATCGCTATATTGAAGCAATAATACTTTTTGGCTTTTTATTTTTGCCCTTACCAGATCTTTTCTTGCCAGCTAAAATCTGGATTTTCCTTTGTCTTTTTGGTTCTTTAATGACAACTTATTCAAAGGCAGCAGCTAAAGAAAAAGAGATCCAAAAAGAAGAATTAAAAAAGGGCCTCTTTGAAAGGCCAGAAAGAATAATTTTAATTTTCTTTTCAATGGTCTTGGGTATTTTTAATTTTTCTTGGATGCCTTATCCTTTGATAATTTTGGCTATTTTTTCTAATCTGACGGCTTTCCAGAGAATATTTTCAACCCTCAAATCAGCTTAA
- a CDS encoding DJ-1/PfpI family protein, whose protein sequence is MPETLENKKIAMIIAFRDFRDVEYLVPKEILEKAGAKITTVSTNSGTAIGADGGDVEVDLLLKELNPADFDAIVFIGGPGCLQYLDNESSYKVAKKTVEQNKVLGSICISPLILAKAGVLSGKRATVWSSSMDRGPVRILEEGGAIYQADLVVVDGKLITGNGPVAAKEFGEKIIEALMLQ, encoded by the coding sequence ATGCCAGAAACCTTAGAAAATAAAAAAATAGCAATGATTATTGCTTTTCGGGACTTCAGAGATGTTGAATATCTTGTCCCAAAAGAGATTTTAGAGAAAGCCGGAGCAAAAATAACTACTGTCAGTACTAATTCAGGGACAGCTATTGGTGCCGATGGGGGAGACGTTGAAGTAGACCTTCTACTTAAGGAATTAAATCCGGCTGATTTTGATGCAATAGTTTTTATTGGAGGTCCAGGGTGCCTGCAATATTTAGATAATGAAAGTTCCTATAAAGTTGCCAAAAAGACAGTGGAACAAAATAAAGTTTTGGGATCAATTTGTATCTCGCCCTTGATCCTAGCTAAAGCTGGAGTACTATCTGGGAAGCGAGCAACTGTTTGGTCAAGCTCAATGGACAGAGGGCCAGTGAGAATCTTAGAAGAGGGAGGGGCAATATACCAAGCAGATCTGGTAGTAGTTGATGGAAAATTGATTACTGGAAATGGCCCAGTAGCTGCTAAAGAATTTGGGGAGAAAATAATTGAGGCCTTGATGCTTCAATAA
- the mltG gene encoding endolytic transglycosylase MltG, with the protein MKIKIFLIIFLIFLAGVFFVWQGIYLPKTPEVREEKVFVIKKGEGTREIAFNLEKQGIIKCDFLFRLYTLFKNVSGELQAGEYFLSPGMNTPEITKKIVSGKVIKEKITIIEGWNKREIANYLEEGEIVQSQDFLGKIKFSQWEDQYEFLRDRKDRDFYDRRNHGPIEDWDIEGYLFPDTYFVEKGISAENIISKMLDNFDKKLTTDLKEEIKKQKKSIFEIITMASLIEKEVKSFEDKKLVSGILWKRLKNNFPLQVDATITYITGKKTIKISKEDTQIDSPYNTYKYLGLPIGPICNPGIDSTITSIYPEESDFWYYLSTPEGETIFSKTLEEHNIAKAKYLK; encoded by the coding sequence ATGAAGATAAAAATTTTTTTAATAATTTTTCTCATTTTTTTAGCTGGAGTTTTTTTTGTTTGGCAGGGGATTTATCTTCCAAAAACACCGGAAGTTAGAGAAGAAAAAGTATTTGTTATTAAAAAAGGGGAGGGGACAAGGGAAATTGCTTTTAATTTAGAAAAACAGGGGATAATCAAATGTGATTTCTTATTTCGGCTTTATACTCTTTTTAAAAATGTTTCTGGAGAACTTCAGGCCGGAGAATATTTTCTATCTCCAGGGATGAATACCCCAGAAATTACAAAAAAAATTGTTTCAGGCAAAGTGATAAAAGAAAAAATTACCATTATTGAAGGTTGGAATAAAAGAGAAATCGCTAATTATTTAGAAGAGGGAGAAATAGTTCAATCTCAAGATTTTCTAGGAAAAATAAAATTCAGTCAGTGGGAAGACCAATACGAATTCCTTAGAGATAGAAAAGACCGTGATTTCTACGATCGTAGAAATCACGGTCCAATAGAAGATTGGGATATTGAGGGTTATCTTTTTCCAGATACATATTTTGTAGAAAAAGGAATTTCGGCAGAAAACATTATTTCAAAAATGCTTGACAATTTTGATAAAAAGTTAACGACAGATTTAAAGGAAGAGATAAAAAAGCAAAAAAAATCAATTTTTGAAATAATCACAATGGCGTCTTTAATCGAAAAAGAGGTTAAGAGTTTTGAAGATAAAAAATTGGTTTCAGGGATTTTATGGAAAAGATTAAAAAACAATTTCCCTTTACAAGTTGATGCTACTATAACTTACATCACCGGAAAGAAAACAATAAAAATTTCAAAAGAAGATACTCAAATTGATTCTCCTTACAATACTTATAAATATCTTGGACTACCAATTGGCCCAATTTGCAATCCAGGCATTGACAGTACAATAACTTCGATATATCCTGAAGAAAGTGATTTTTGGTACTATTTATCTACCCCTGAAGGCGAAACAATTTTTAGTAAAACTTTAGAGGAACACAATATAGCTAAAGCAAAGTATTTAAAATAG
- a CDS encoding acetyl-CoA carboxylase biotin carboxylase subunit (catalyzes the ATP-dependent carboxylation of a covalently attached biotin and the transfer of the carboxyl group to pyruvate forming oxaloacetate), with product MEIKKILIANRGEIAVRIIRTCKEMGIKTVALCPKKGNEDQFLETRLADEFYYLDQEGILGYLDQRKIIEIAKRARVDAIHPGYGFLAENGGFADLCQENGIKFIGPRGETLKKVGNKIEAKKIAYKIGFPLLKGPQRAVDEKKCFKMAKKIGPPFLLKAVDGGGGIGIAEIHRIKKGEIIETFRKLKRVTESAFNSRKIFIEKLLLKPRHIEFQILGDGRGKVWHFGERECSIQRRHQKLIEEAPSPLLEKKLRKKMGKLAIKLGEYLKYESLGTVEFLVDQNKNFYFIEVNPRLQVEHPVTEQIFGIDLVEQQIRVARGEKLNLKQKRIKFQGWAMEFRICAEEATKNFQPATGKITNFLFPAGKGIEIHSLLQPGQKIFPYFDSLILKLVVFGKDRKSCIQRVKRAFDEILIEGIPTLIPLHRVILENKNFIEGNLCTSFIEEERILEKLQEIKPKEKVKMKKEVLEKKEMASLIANLYQKLKKGEKKTLKISKWKLAERMEILEE from the coding sequence ATGGAGATTAAAAAAATTTTAATTGCCAATAGAGGAGAAATAGCCGTGAGAATAATCAGGACCTGTAAGGAAATGGGGATTAAAACAGTGGCCCTTTGTCCAAAGAAAGGTAATGAGGATCAGTTTTTGGAAACAAGACTGGCTGATGAATTTTATTATTTAGACCAGGAGGGGATTTTAGGTTATTTAGATCAAAGAAAGATAATTGAAATTGCAAAAAGAGCAAGGGTCGATGCCATTCATCCTGGTTATGGTTTTTTAGCTGAGAATGGAGGTTTTGCTGATCTCTGCCAAGAAAATGGAATTAAATTTATTGGCCCTAGGGGAGAAACCTTAAAAAAAGTAGGCAACAAAATAGAGGCAAAAAAGATTGCCTATAAAATTGGTTTTCCCCTACTTAAAGGTCCCCAAAGGGCTGTAGACGAGAAGAAATGTTTTAAAATGGCAAAAAAAATTGGCCCTCCTTTTCTGTTAAAAGCAGTTGATGGCGGAGGGGGTATCGGTATTGCCGAAATTCACAGAATAAAAAAAGGTGAAATAATTGAAACTTTTCGAAAATTAAAAAGGGTAACTGAAAGTGCTTTTAATAGCCGGAAAATCTTTATTGAAAAACTATTACTAAAACCCCGCCATATTGAATTTCAGATTCTGGGAGATGGTAGGGGTAAGGTCTGGCATTTTGGGGAAAGAGAATGCTCAATTCAAAGAAGACATCAAAAGCTCATCGAAGAAGCCCCTTCTCCCCTTTTAGAGAAAAAGTTAAGAAAAAAAATGGGAAAATTGGCAATAAAGCTGGGAGAATATTTAAAATATGAAAGTTTGGGAACAGTTGAATTTTTAGTAGATCAAAATAAAAATTTTTATTTTATCGAAGTTAATCCCCGCTTACAGGTAGAGCATCCAGTTACTGAACAAATTTTTGGAATAGATTTGGTTGAACAACAAATTAGGGTTGCCCGGGGAGAAAAGTTAAATCTAAAACAAAAAAGGATTAAATTTCAAGGCTGGGCAATGGAATTTAGAATTTGTGCTGAAGAAGCGACCAAAAACTTCCAACCAGCCACTGGAAAAATTACAAATTTCCTTTTCCCGGCCGGAAAGGGAATTGAAATTCATAGCCTTTTACAGCCGGGGCAGAAAATTTTTCCCTACTTTGATAGTTTAATTTTGAAACTTGTTGTTTTTGGAAAGGATAGAAAATCCTGTATTCAAAGAGTAAAAAGAGCTTTTGATGAAATTTTGATTGAGGGAATCCCAACCCTGATTCCTCTTCATAGAGTTATTTTAGAGAATAAGAATTTTATTGAAGGGAATCTTTGTACTTCTTTTATTGAAGAAGAAAGAATTTTAGAAAAACTCCAAGAAATTAAACCAAAAGAAAAAGTAAAAATGAAAAAAGAGGTCTTGGAAAAAAAAGAGATGGCTTCTCTAATTGCTAATCTCTATCAAAAATTAAAAAAAGGTGAAAAGAAAACATTAAAAATTAGCAAATGGAAGCTGGCTGAGAGAATGGAAATTCTTGAAGAATAA
- the rplL gene encoding 50S ribosomal protein L7/L12, translating into MVEKKEKAEPVKVPKKFEKLVEEIECLSVLDLAELVKILEEKFGVSATVPVAPAQAPVAVPGAAPVTEEKTVFNIELKEMGDKKIEVIKAVRDITGKGLKEAKDLVDALSSGPQTIRENVKKEEAEEIKKKLETAGAKVELK; encoded by the coding sequence ATGGTCGAAAAAAAAGAAAAAGCAGAACCTGTTAAGGTTCCGAAAAAATTCGAAAAATTGGTTGAAGAGATTGAATGCCTATCAGTTTTAGATTTGGCTGAACTGGTGAAGATTTTAGAGGAAAAGTTTGGCGTTTCAGCTACTGTTCCAGTTGCCCCCGCTCAAGCGCCAGTCGCTGTCCCGGGTGCAGCTCCTGTAACTGAAGAAAAAACTGTTTTTAATATTGAATTGAAAGAAATGGGTGATAAAAAGATTGAAGTAATTAAGGCGGTGAGAGATATCACTGGAAAGGGCTTGAAAGAAGCAAAAGATTTAGTCGATGCTTTATCTTCTGGGCCCCAGACAATAAGAGAGAATGTTAAAAAAGAAGAGGCAGAAGAGATAAAAAAGAAATTAGAGACGGCTGGAGCCAAAGTTGAGCTGAAATAA
- a CDS encoding CDP-archaeol synthase: protein MNGIFVLKSLYFFLPAYFANMTPTFARKAGILKFLAEPVDFGKKFRGFPILGSHKTWRGIILGTLIGILTAYFQSFLVRFPFIEKVSLFNYQEINVFFLGFLLSFGALLGDLISSFFKRRQNIEPGKPWIPFDQISFVIGAFLCVSPFFEIPILVWLTILFLSFFLHIIVNRIGFWLKINASKI, encoded by the coding sequence ATGAACGGGATTTTTGTTTTAAAGTCTCTCTATTTTTTCCTTCCTGCTTATTTTGCCAACATGACTCCAACCTTTGCTAGGAAGGCTGGAATTCTAAAGTTCTTAGCTGAGCCCGTTGATTTTGGAAAAAAATTTCGAGGATTTCCAATTCTCGGTAGTCACAAAACTTGGCGGGGGATAATTCTCGGGACTCTAATAGGAATATTAACTGCTTACTTTCAGAGTTTTCTAGTAAGATTCCCCTTTATTGAAAAAGTAAGCCTTTTTAATTATCAGGAAATTAACGTTTTTTTTCTTGGTTTTTTACTTTCTTTCGGTGCACTCTTAGGGGACTTAATTTCCAGTTTTTTTAAACGACGTCAAAATATTGAACCAGGAAAACCCTGGATTCCCTTTGATCAGATAAGTTTTGTTATTGGAGCTTTTTTATGCGTTAGTCCATTTTTTGAAATTCCAATCTTGGTTTGGTTAACTATTCTTTTTTTAAGCTTCTTTTTACATATAATTGTTAATCGGATTGGTTTTTGGCTCAAGATTAATGCTAGTAAAATTTAA
- a CDS encoding biotin--[acetyl-CoA-carboxylase] ligase, with product MNLEFKIKKFKKISSTNKKAKDLAKKGISPWTVILAEEQSTGYGQEKRKWLSPKGGLYFSIILPKSKIEDLQTLTILSAFVVAKIIKKKFSLEPLIKLPNDVLLNQKKVAGILTENIIGKDVKLSVMGIGLNTNIEKFPKDLQDIATSLKIELGKEVDNKEILGQIIKRIKEQLKTISE from the coding sequence GTGAATTTAGAATTCAAAATTAAAAAATTTAAAAAAATTTCTTCGACAAATAAAAAGGCAAAGGATTTGGCAAAAAAAGGAATTTCTCCTTGGACAGTGATTTTGGCCGAGGAACAATCCACTGGCTATGGTCAAGAAAAAAGAAAATGGCTTTCTCCAAAAGGCGGACTTTATTTTTCGATTATTCTGCCAAAAAGTAAAATTGAAGATTTACAGACTTTAACTATACTATCAGCTTTTGTGGTGGCAAAAATTATTAAAAAAAAGTTTTCTCTTGAGCCTTTAATTAAATTGCCCAATGATGTTTTGTTAAATCAAAAAAAAGTTGCTGGAATTTTAACAGAGAATATTATTGGTAAAGATGTTAAGTTATCAGTGATGGGAATTGGTTTAAATACCAATATTGAGAAATTCCCAAAGGATTTGCAAGATATAGCAACATCGCTTAAGATAGAATTAGGAAAAGAAGTAGATAATAAAGAAATTTTAGGGCAAATTATAAAGAGAATAAAAGAACAACTAAAAACCATCAGCGAATAA
- the rplJ gene encoding 50S ribosomal protein L10 encodes MPLTRQKKQKILEDLKEKIGKQKAIVFVGFSGLKVRNLFDLRERLKKADSGLIVARKTLLRLAFKNYDLDISQGIEKFREQLAVVFGFKDEILPAKIAYQFSLENKNLKILGGYFEGKFREAEETISLAKLPSREELLAKLLNSIASPISSFINVLEGNLRNLVFVLSAIKK; translated from the coding sequence ATGCCGCTTACACGTCAAAAAAAACAAAAAATTCTTGAAGATTTGAAGGAAAAAATTGGAAAGCAAAAAGCAATTGTTTTTGTTGGATTTTCAGGTTTAAAAGTGAGAAACCTTTTCGATTTAAGAGAAAGATTAAAAAAGGCAGATTCTGGGCTTATTGTGGCTAGGAAAACTTTATTAAGATTGGCCTTCAAAAACTACGACCTAGATATTTCCCAAGGAATAGAGAAATTCAGAGAGCAACTGGCAGTAGTTTTTGGATTTAAAGACGAAATTTTACCAGCAAAAATAGCCTATCAGTTTTCCCTGGAAAACAAAAATTTAAAAATTTTGGGGGGATATTTTGAAGGAAAATTTAGAGAAGCCGAGGAAACGATTAGTTTAGCTAAACTTCCCTCTAGAGAGGAACTTTTGGCGAAATTATTGAATAGTATTGCCAGCCCAATTTCAAGTTTTATTAATGTTCTAGAGGGGAATTTAAGAAATCTGGTTTTTGTTTTAAGTGCAATTAAAAAATAA
- a CDS encoding nitronate monooxygenase produces MFENNKLTKLLGIKYPIIQGGMAGISEANLVSAVSNAGGLGIIGSGIMPVEWLKEEIKKTKELTKNPFAVNLFAGNPNLEAIVKAIIQEQVPIVFTGGGNPLPLFPHFQAAGIKIVAVVPSPRLAKKMEDAGTDAVVVEGLESGGHIGKNTTFCLIPQAKNLLEKIPLIAAGGIYDGRTALAAFLLGADGIQMGTRFLATTECKISEHYKKKILEATTDEIKVALRFTGHPLRLIKNKLSEEWQKLEEKGAFPEEIRSEKIAGSLSSGDVEKMLLLAGSCASAISEIKSCKEIIEDIVKEMKARARGLNKIL; encoded by the coding sequence ATGTTTGAGAACAATAAATTAACAAAACTTTTAGGAATTAAATATCCAATAATCCAAGGGGGAATGGCTGGAATATCGGAGGCAAATTTAGTTTCGGCAGTTTCAAATGCCGGAGGTTTAGGAATAATTGGATCAGGAATAATGCCAGTTGAATGGTTAAAGGAAGAAATTAAAAAGACAAAAGAATTGACAAAAAATCCTTTTGCTGTTAATCTTTTTGCCGGAAATCCAAATTTAGAAGCCATCGTGAAAGCAATAATCCAAGAACAAGTACCAATAGTTTTTACTGGTGGTGGAAATCCTTTACCACTATTCCCTCATTTCCAAGCCGCTGGAATTAAAATCGTTGCTGTAGTCCCCTCTCCTAGGTTAGCAAAAAAGATGGAAGATGCAGGTACAGATGCAGTTGTTGTTGAAGGCTTGGAATCAGGGGGTCACATTGGAAAAAACACTACCTTTTGTTTAATTCCTCAGGCAAAAAATCTTTTAGAAAAAATTCCCCTAATTGCCGCAGGTGGTATCTATGACGGAAGGACGGCATTAGCTGCATTTTTATTAGGAGCAGATGGAATCCAAATGGGAACGAGGTTTTTAGCAACAACTGAATGTAAAATTAGCGAACACTACAAAAAGAAAATTTTAGAAGCTACTACTGATGAAATAAAAGTTGCCCTTCGATTTACTGGTCATCCTTTGAGATTAATCAAAAACAAGCTTTCCGAGGAGTGGCAAAAATTAGAAGAGAAGGGAGCTTTTCCTGAAGAAATAAGATCAGAAAAGATAGCCGGTAGTCTATCTTCAGGAGATGTTGAAAAAATGCTCCTTTTAGCTGGAAGTTGCGCAAGTGCAATCTCAGAGATAAAAAGCTGCAAAGAAATAATTGAAGATATTGTTAAGGAAATGAAAGCTAGGGCAAGAGGATTAAATAAAATCTTATGA
- a CDS encoding acyl-CoA carboxylase subunit beta, with product MKFEEEIKKLEQKIARLQNQESIEKQHQKGKLSARERINLLLDPNTFVELDPFVESRFRELGMARRKIPGDAVITGFGRIKDRQVYLYSQDFSRMGGSLGEMHGKKIVKVIDLAQKTGCPVIGIIDSGGARIQEGIASLDGYAAIFRSMIRSSGVIPQITVIVGPSAGGASYAPGLSDFVFMVEGIGQMYITGPQVIKAVSGEEVSFEKLGGAAIHGLKSGCAHFIFKNESDCFLAIKKLLSYLPQNNLEDPPEQKSLLAEFFEEEIKENLIRIVPEDEAKGYEMRKVISEIFDKNTFFEVQPDFATNAIVGFSRLSGKVVGIVANQTKFMAGTLDINSSDKIARFVRFCDAFNLPLINLVDTPGYLPGTAQEHKGIIRHGAKILYAYAEATVPKISLILRKAFGGAYVALASRKLGYDKVIAWPSAQIAVMGPEQAVKIIYKRELAQAEDPKKLEKEKIEELKKIFLNPYQAAKLGQIDLIINPKDTRNVLIRCLDSLKNKRGGKIPRKHGNIPL from the coding sequence ATGAAGTTTGAAGAAGAAATTAAAAAATTAGAACAAAAAATTGCCAGACTCCAAAACCAGGAATCGATTGAAAAACAGCACCAAAAAGGCAAACTTTCTGCTAGAGAAAGAATTAATTTACTTTTGGACCCTAATACTTTTGTTGAACTAGATCCTTTTGTCGAGAGTCGTTTTCGGGAACTAGGAATGGCTCGAAGAAAAATTCCTGGTGATGCCGTAATTACTGGTTTTGGGAGAATTAAAGATCGTCAAGTTTATCTTTATTCTCAGGATTTCTCAAGAATGGGAGGCTCTTTAGGGGAAATGCATGGAAAAAAAATTGTTAAGGTAATTGACCTCGCCCAAAAAACAGGGTGTCCGGTAATTGGAATAATTGACTCAGGGGGAGCAAGGATTCAGGAAGGAATTGCCAGTCTCGATGGATATGCTGCAATCTTCAGATCAATGATTCGCTCATCTGGGGTTATCCCCCAAATTACTGTCATCGTTGGACCATCGGCAGGTGGGGCATCTTATGCTCCGGGCCTATCTGACTTTGTCTTTATGGTCGAGGGAATTGGTCAAATGTACATTACCGGTCCTCAAGTAATTAAGGCGGTCAGCGGTGAAGAGGTTTCTTTTGAGAAGTTAGGGGGAGCAGCTATTCATGGTCTAAAATCAGGTTGTGCCCATTTTATTTTCAAAAATGAGTCAGATTGTTTTTTAGCTATTAAAAAGCTCCTTTCTTATTTGCCCCAAAATAATTTGGAAGATCCTCCTGAGCAAAAAAGTCTTTTGGCCGAATTTTTTGAAGAAGAAATAAAAGAAAATTTAATTAGAATTGTTCCCGAAGATGAAGCTAAGGGTTATGAAATGAGAAAGGTAATTTCCGAGATTTTTGATAAAAATACCTTTTTTGAAGTTCAACCTGATTTCGCTACCAATGCCATTGTTGGCTTTAGCAGACTTTCAGGGAAAGTAGTTGGAATTGTTGCCAACCAGACAAAATTTATGGCCGGTACCTTAGATATCAACTCTTCAGATAAGATTGCCCGCTTTGTTAGGTTTTGTGATGCCTTCAACCTTCCCTTGATTAATTTAGTTGATACTCCAGGCTACCTCCCGGGAACCGCTCAAGAACATAAAGGGATAATTAGGCATGGAGCAAAGATTTTGTATGCTTATGCTGAAGCGACTGTTCCTAAAATATCTCTAATTTTAAGAAAGGCATTTGGTGGGGCCTATGTTGCTCTAGCCTCCAGAAAGTTGGGTTATGACAAAGTAATTGCCTGGCCTTCAGCTCAAATTGCTGTTATGGGGCCTGAGCAGGCAGTAAAAATTATTTATAAAAGAGAGTTGGCTCAGGCCGAAGATCCAAAAAAACTTGAAAAAGAAAAAATTGAGGAACTAAAAAAAATCTTTCTCAATCCCTATCAGGCAGCAAAATTGGGGCAGATTGATTTAATCATTAATCCAAAAGATACTCGAAATGTATTAATAAGGTGTTTAGACTCACTCAAAAATAAAAGAGGGGGCAAAATCCCCCGAAAACACGGCAATATCCCTTTATAA
- a CDS encoding PHP domain-containing protein has product MKADLHLHTNFSYDGLSSPREIVNSAISRKIDCICICDHGEIRGAVEALRFASSKPILIIPGIEVKSKEGDILGLNVKKIIEDGLSAKETIERIIKEGGMAVICHPFGWWLSFRGIEKFQDFFQEKGVAIEVFNASLLFNSSNKKALQFSEKLNLPFIAGSDAHSADFVGKAYLQIPGNNLSIKEVLEEIRKRNVKVFSEKISSYEKIVDHFKRNLAKIKHLKI; this is encoded by the coding sequence GTGAAGGCTGATTTACATTTACACACTAATTTTTCCTATGACGGTTTATCTTCTCCTCGGGAAATTGTTAATTCGGCCATTTCAAGGAAAATTGATTGTATTTGCATTTGTGATCACGGGGAGATAAGGGGGGCAGTTGAGGCCCTCCGTTTTGCTTCCTCAAAACCCATTTTGATTATTCCTGGAATTGAAGTAAAAAGTAAAGAAGGAGACATCCTGGGTTTAAATGTTAAGAAAATAATCGAAGATGGTCTTTCAGCAAAAGAAACCATAGAGAGAATAATCAAAGAAGGTGGGATGGCAGTAATTTGTCACCCTTTTGGTTGGTGGTTGTCTTTTCGAGGGATTGAAAAATTTCAAGATTTTTTTCAAGAAAAGGGAGTGGCTATTGAAGTTTTCAATGCTTCCTTATTATTTAATTCTAGCAATAAAAAGGCCCTTCAGTTTTCAGAGAAACTTAACCTTCCTTTTATTGCAGGATCTGATGCCCATTCCGCAGATTTTGTTGGTAAGGCCTATCTTCAAATTCCAGGAAACAATCTTTCTATTAAAGAGGTTTTAGAGGAAATAAGAAAGAGAAATGTTAAAGTTTTTTCTGAAAAAATTAGTTCTTATGAAAAGATAGTCGATCATTTTAAAAGAAATTTAGCTAAAATTAAACATCTAAAAATATAA
- a CDS encoding beta-hydroxyacyl-ACP dehydratase — MSLSREEIKKIIPYDDPFLFVDTAEIISENEVVGSKETSPEDYYFKGHFVNFPIMPGVLIVEGIAQLASLLLRKKVGENHQKKHILAYQVRRALFYKPVFPGNKITYKVKLLGIYEDKIANFKGEAFVNDDLKCEVRFSCAIVDKKEFEEKYKNV; from the coding sequence ATGAGTTTATCTAGAGAAGAAATTAAAAAGATTATCCCTTACGATGATCCTTTTTTGTTTGTAGATACGGCGGAAATAATTTCTGAAAATGAGGTAGTAGGTTCAAAGGAAACCAGTCCGGAAGATTACTATTTTAAAGGTCATTTTGTCAATTTCCCGATAATGCCAGGGGTCCTAATTGTTGAGGGAATAGCTCAGTTAGCTTCTTTACTTTTAAGAAAAAAAGTCGGCGAGAATCATCAGAAAAAACATATCTTAGCCTATCAGGTCAGAAGGGCTCTTTTTTATAAACCAGTTTTTCCTGGAAATAAAATCACTTATAAAGTAAAATTACTCGGTATTTATGAAGATAAAATTGCCAATTTTAAAGGAGAAGCCTTTGTTAATGATGATTTAAAATGTGAAGTGAGATTTTCCTGTGCTATTGTTGATAAAAAGGAATTTGAAGAAAAATACAAAAATGTTTGA